The following nucleotide sequence is from Nitrospirota bacterium.
AGTACGCCCTGAAAATGCTTGGATTGCTTAAAAAGTGTAATTTAACGATCTAATTTGTACGATAGGTGATTTTTAAATTGCAAAATCCAATTTTGTGCCGGTTTTACCAGATGTCACGGAGACTTTTGCAAGAGCCTCAAAAGATTGTGAAAAAAAGAAAGGTATTTTAATAATATAATGTGAGAGGTGACACCAGTATAAATATCACTCTGCTCAATCAGCAGAAAGTAAAGGGAGTGGTCTACCCATCTCCTGTTTTCGCCGTCCCAAAATTATCCTTTTTGGGGCAAAATAAATTATCCCCTACAACTGCGGCACTCAGGAGGACATTCCAGCGGCGGCCGCTCAACAATATTCCTGTAACAATTACTTCAGTAGAACGTATTGAACTTCAGAGCGGTAAATATGTCCCTGTGCTTGAAGTGAAGGTGGAAAGCCATCACGATACAATTAGATAGCTGTCATGAGCTTGGCGCTCAGAAAGGGGGATGAAAAGTTAGTATTAAGCTGAATGAGGTATAGCCCCCGACTCAATCAATCGGGGGCTATACAGCTCACTTTTATTTCATTGCCTCGTAGATTTTCCCGACGATTTTTGCTGATGGTTTAATGGTCTTATCCCCTTCTTTCCACTTTGCAGGGCAGACCTCATCAGTGTGATTTGAGAGATAGACATTGGCCTGCATCTTTCTCATGAGTTCATCAGCGTTCCTGCCGTTATTGTAAAAATTGACCTCAGAGCCGATCAGTTTTCCTTCAGGATTAATAATAAATGTTCCCCTCAGGGCAAGTCCTGTGTTCTCATCATAAATGCCGAACATCCTTGATACCTTCCCTGTCGGGTCTGCACCCATAGGGAATTTTACCCCTTCCATAAGCTTTTCTGACTGATGCCATGCCATGTGAGAGAACTTCGTGTCAGTACTGACTGAAAGAACTTCACAGCCGATGTCTTTTAGTTCCTTATACCTGTCTGCCAGGTCATCAATTTCTGTGGGGCATACAAAGGTAAAATCAGCAGGATAGAAAAATAACACTAACCACTGCCTTTTCCCCTTTATATCCTCAAGGCTTATCTTCCCGAAATCGCTCTTAGTCGGGTCATATATTTCCATCTCAAAGTTTGGTACTACCTGTCCTATTGATAAAGATTCTGTCATTGTGTGTTCCTCCTTATTTATGGTTAAAGGTTAATTGAAATCTCATTCCTTAATCTTAAATAGTTGCTTCTGATTCACCCCCCTTCTTCTTTATCATTTTTTTCTGGCAGTTCCTACATAAGCCATAAAAATCAACATGGTTTCCGAGCGGTTTAAACTCCTTTAGTACATTGCCGGGGAGCTTTAATACATCTGAGTAGTCAACAAACACATCATGGATTTCATTACATTCAGTACATACTATGTGATGATGCGGGGTAGTGTTGGGGTCATAGTGTTTTTTAGCAGGGTCAATGGTAATTTCTAATAATTCTCCCTTATCCCTTAACGCCTGAAGTGTATTGTAGACAGTTGCGAACGAGAGAGTCGGATTACCTTTTTTAACCTCTCTGAAAATATTCTCTGCAGTCGGGTGGCTTGTGTTGCCTTCAAGGAACTTTAGAATGGCAATCCTCTGTGCTGTTAATCTTAATCCTTTATCTTTATATTTTTCAACTATTTTTTCCACTGTGTATCCTTAACTATTAATTAGAATAATTCTAATTTAAGAATGATTCTAAAATAACTTTTCTGACATGTCAAGAACTTTTTTTAAGTAATTCTCGGCGAATCTTTTTTCCCTTGCAAATGCGGGACAAGAATGTCCCGTCTATAGCGATAGGCGGAGTTTTCCAACCCCGCTATAATGGCTGAGAATTACTGACATCTTTAAAATGGCTTTACAAATTATTTATGAAAGTTTATCTTAGTGGTAAAAATGAAAGTTCTTGGAATAGACACCTCAACACTTATGGGAAGCGTCGGGATCATCGAGGATGGCCGTCCCATTGCTCAGTATAGCCTGAGCATAGAAGTAACTCATTCAGAGAGGCTTCTTGATACAGTAAATACAATGTTAAAGGATTCAAGGATTAACATTGATTCAGTTGATGGGTTTGCTATATCTATCGGACCGGGTTCTTTTACCGGGCTTCGTATCGGGCTTGGAACTGTTAAAGGTCTATGTATGGTGACGGGTAAACAGGCCGCCGGTGTCTCTACCCTTGAGGCACTTGCATCTAATCTCCCTTTCTGTAAATATACTATCTGTCCTGTGCTTGATGCACGGAAAAAAGAGGTTTATACAGCCCTGTTTAAATATGATGAAAATGGGAGTATTATACGGGTAACTGAAGATATGGCAGTTTCTCCTGAGTTTCTTGTTGAGAACCTTATAGCCCGGATTGAGGGATCTGTAGTATTTCTTGGGGATGGGGTATATGTTTATGAGGATTTATTAAGTAAACAGCTTAATGATAAAGCGCTTTTTGCCCCGGTTAATTGCCTCCTACCATCGGGGCTGTCAGTAGCGAGGATTGGAATGCAGAAGTTATTGAATGGCGAGGTGCTTCCTCCAACCGGAGTTCCTGCGTATATAAGGAAATCAGAGGCGGAGGTGAAGAAGCGGAAGAAAGAGGTTGATAGACTGAAGGCTGAAGTAAGAAGTTAGAAGCATCGTTTGAAAACCCCACCCTCACCCTGCCCTCTCCCTGAGGGAGAGGGTGCTAAGATTATTCCCTCCCCGACACTGAACGGGGGAGGGGTAGGGTGGGGATGGGGTTATTCGCTGATAAAGCTATGGTGAAAGAAGAAAATATTACAATAACAGATATGAAAGAGGGGGATTTAGCGGAGGTTCTTGAGATAGAAGAGCAATCCTTTACTGATCCCTGGTCATGCAACATGTTTAAGGCTGAGTTATCCAACCCATTTTCTAATGTGTGGTTAGCTCGTGACCGGAGCGGTATGTTAATGGGTTATATATGCTTCTGGTTGATAGAAGACGAGGCACATATATTGGATCTTGCTGTGAGCCCTATTTACAGAGGCAAAGGCGTGGGAGCACTGCTTTTATCTGTATCCTTAGACTATTGGGATGCAAAAGGGATTCGGGTTGCATATCTTGAGGTAAGGGAATCTAACATGACTGCACGCAAGCTCTATGATAAATTCGGTTTCAAGATGATGATGAGGCGTACTAAGTATTATAGAAATCCTGTTGAAGATGCGTTTATAATGGGGCTGGAGATTAGATAAAAGTGAATAGTGAACAGTGAATAGTGAAAACCCACCCTCACCTTAATCCTCTCCCTGAGGGAGAGGAAATTTCCTTCCCTTTCAAGGGGAGGGTAGGGTGGGGATGGGTTATATTCGAGATATAAATGAAAGGGGGGAGTAGATGATTGATAAGCATAGTGTTTTGATAGACAGGCTGCGCCGGGAGAATGATGATTTTTTGATGTGGGAAGAAAAGCACATAAGGCTTGAACGGGAGATAAGGGGGTTTAACAGAAAACATGTTCTTACTCCTGCAGAAGAATTGATAAGGAAAAACCTTCAGAAAGAAAAGCTCATTGCAAAGGATAAGATGAAGGAGATAATAAAGATGGAAGAGAGTAAAGAAAATTCCAGATAAATTTGCCTGCTTTGCAGTGATCTATTTATGAAAGAGGTTTTTGATAAACGGATGTCCCTGACCGGACACCTTGCCGAGTTGAGGACATGCTTAATAGTCTCTGTTATAGCAGTTGCCATAAGTTTTGTAATTGCATTTTATTTTTCAGAGCAGTTATTAAGGTTTCTCATTAGACTGATTAACGAGGAAAACAGACCTCAATTTATATTTTTAACTCCTGCCGAGGCACTCTGGACCAATTTTAAGGTAGCCATGTTTGCCGGAATTATCCTTTCATTTCCCGTAATCTTATATGAAATCTGGAGATTCATCTATCCTGCCCTACGTGAGAAGGAGAGAAAGTATGTACTCCCGTTTCTTATATCCGGTGTGGTTTTCTTTGCAATAGGGCTTGTATTTTGCTACACAGTAGTGCTTAAATACGCCCTGAATTTTCTTATGACCTATAAGACTGCTGACCTTACCCCGCTTATATCAATAGGTTCATATCTGGACTTTGTAATGAAATTTATGCTCGCCTTTGGATTAATCTTCGAACTGCCGCTTGCGATTATTTTTCTCACTAAAATAGGTTTGCTCACACCGGCATTTTTATCAAAAAACAGGAAATATGCAATACTGATAAATTTTATAGTTGCAGCCATTCTCACTCCAACTCCTGATGTCTTTAACCAACTGCTTATGGCAGTCCCCCTGATTGTGCTTTATGAGCTTGGTATTTTAGGTGCAAGGATTTTTTGCAGAGAGGCGAAGAAGTAAGAAGCAATAGGCAAGAAGCTAGAAGTAAGAAGTTAGAAGGAAGAAGAAACGAGTGAAAAACCCCACCCTCACCCTAACCCTCTCCCTGAGGGAGAGGGAAAAATGAATGAGTCGCTTCCTGAGGGAGAGGGTGCTAAGATTATTCCCTCCCCGACACTGAACGGGGGAGGGTTAGGGTGGGGATGGGGTTGTTTTGTTTTACGTTTAAGACGGTATCAATTGCTTCTTTATGGCAAGCTGGGTATGTTCCATTGTTGTGGCGATGTATCTTGTAAATATAGATAGTAATCTCAGGTGGTGTTCCGTAAATACCCTGTCAGTTCCCACAAGATAGCTCATATTCATAACACCGATTACTTTGCCTTTTAGCTTTATGGGAAGACTGATTGCAGAATTTATCTCATCCTTTTTCTTTGCCAGATTTTTTATCTGATTATCTTCTATTTTGCCGGTAAGGATAAGTGGTGTCTTATTTTTTAAGACCCATCCGGCAACTCCGTCATCAATCTTTTGAAGCACGGTTCTTAAAATGGCTTCGTCAAAATTTATGGAGCTTGCAATAATAAAATTACCTGTTACATCATTCGGGAGCATGATCGAGGCTCGGTCTGCGTTTACAAGGTTGAATGCGATATGTAATATCTTATCGAGTTTTTTCTGAAGGGAAAGAGATGACACGCTTATCCTGCCTACCTTATATAAAAGCACTACCTCATTTAACCGTTCTTTAACGGATGCTGTCCTGATGCGTTCCTCAATGTTTTTGAACTGCTCTTCGGTAAGGTTGGCGTTGAGTCTCTTAAATTCCTTTTCCTTATTGATTAAATAGATGGAAAATAAAGTTGTAAGAAGTCCGAGAAAAAAAAGCGTAAGATACTTCTGCTCGAGTATTGATAAGACGATAACTGCGCAGGTTAAAAAGCCTAATATAATCAACTCGAGACTAAGAAGCTCCCACCTCTTTTTTTCTATTGTCTTAAGCTCTTTTATATATTCTTCCATCACGATACAAAATACCATAGTATTATATACTTGACAAGACTGATTAATTTACTTAATATTCTGAAGTTTGAATTCCATGAGGTGACTTGTGAAAATAAAGAAGAAGGCCCCAAAACAAAAGGAAGTTGTAACAGAATCAGAACGTGTGCAGAATTTATATGACGATTTGTCATTTAAGTTTGAGGATATTTTTTCGAAGTACAGTTCAGCAATAATTGCTGCAATAGTTATTATTATAGTCGTCGGCCTTGGTGTTCTTGGTTATCGCTACATGTCCGGCAAATGGGATAAGGATGCGTCAGCCCTGGAGAGCACTGCGTATAATTATTATGTTGAAGGAAACTATAAAGAGGCAATTACCGCGTATCAGAAGATAACGGAAAAGTATTCATCCAGTGATAATGCACCGGTTGCAATGTATTATCTTGGGAATAGTTACCTCGGACTTGGACAGAATGATGAGGCGATTAAGACCTATCAAAAGGCGATTGAGAAATATAAAAATGAGAAGACTATAATTCCGCTTGCATGGACTGATATCGGATATGCCTACATGAATAAGAAAGATTATGCCAATGCAATATCCGCATTTAAACAGGCTGCAACAGCAGGAAACTCTCTTGTTGCCGACAGGGCGGTATATGAGACTGCTCTGGCGTTCGAAGCGTCCGGTAATAAGACCTCTGCAGTTGAACGGTATGAGTATCTGAAAAAGGTATATCCAAACTCGCCATTGACACAGGATGCGGTTGCCAAACTTAATAAGATTCAGGGGAACACACCGGTACTGCAACCACCGCAGGTTGTTAATCAACCGGCTAAAATTGAGGTAAAAGAAAAGAAATAATATTAATGAACCGTCAAGAGGCGGGGTCTTACAAAGGGAAATGAAAATTAACCACAGAGACACGGAGGCACAGAGAAAAGATTTTATATTTATTATTCAAATAAAAACTCTGTGCCTCCGTGTCTCTGTGGTTTAAAATTAGATTTTCTGGAGAACAATTATGCCGAGAATACTTATTACAGGCGGGTCAGGCTTTATCGGCTCACATCTTTGCGAGAGATTCCTCTCTGAAGGTCATGAGGTTATATGTATGGATAACCTCATAACCGGTGATGTAAATAACATCAGTCATATCAAGGACAGCAGATTTTCCTTTGTCCATTATGATGTGACAAACTATGTATATGTTAAGGGGAACCTTGATTATATACTCCATTTTGCAAGTCCTGCCAGCCCGATTGATTATATGGAATTTCCAATCCAGACCTTAAAGGTCGGCTCTATCGGGACTCATAAGGCACTCGGCCTTGCAAAGGAAAAAGGCGCCCGCCTTTTGCTTGCATCCACATCTGAGGTGTATGGGGACCCTGTTATCCATCCACAGAATGAAGATTACTGGGGGAATGTAAATCCTGTAGGACCTCGTGGTGTGTATGATGAGGCCAAGAGATTTGCAGAGGCCCTGACAATGGCCTATCAAAGATACCATGGAGTAGATACAAGGATTGTCAGGATATTCAATACCTATGGGCCGAGGATGAGGATTAGGGACGGAAGGGCTATACCGAACTTTATTACTCAGGCACTCAGTGATGAGGATGTAACTGTGTATGGAGACGGCGGTCAGACAAGGAGTTTTTGTTATGTATCAGATTTAGTAGACGGCATATACAGACTGCTGATGTCTGATTATAAGTCACCTGTAAATATAGGTAATCCGCATGAGATGACGGTGCTTGAGATGGCACAGGAGATAATCGCACTTACAAAAAGTAAAAGTAAGATCATTAAACTGCCGCTGCCTGAGGATGACCCAAAGGTCAGACAGCCTGATATTACAAGGGCGAAGAGTATACTCGGATGGGAACCTCATGTAGCATTAAAAGACGGACTGCATAGTACTATAAGTTATTTCAGGCAGAAGCTTGGGATATTATCTTAAAATAATAGTCTTTCTAATTGCACTACAACTTAATACCCCATTCATA
It contains:
- a CDS encoding GAF domain-containing protein, which produces MVFCIVMEEYIKELKTIEKKRWELLSLELIILGFLTCAVIVLSILEQKYLTLFFLGLLTTLFSIYLINKEKEFKRLNANLTEEQFKNIEERIRTASVKERLNEVVLLYKVGRISVSSLSLQKKLDKILHIAFNLVNADRASIMLPNDVTGNFIIASSINFDEAILRTVLQKIDDGVAGWVLKNKTPLILTGKIEDNQIKNLAKKKDEINSAISLPIKLKGKVIGVMNMSYLVGTDRVFTEHHLRLLSIFTRYIATTMEHTQLAIKKQLIPS
- the tatC gene encoding twin-arginine translocase subunit TatC; its protein translation is MKEVFDKRMSLTGHLAELRTCLIVSVIAVAISFVIAFYFSEQLLRFLIRLINEENRPQFIFLTPAEALWTNFKVAMFAGIILSFPVILYEIWRFIYPALREKERKYVLPFLISGVVFFAIGLVFCYTVVLKYALNFLMTYKTADLTPLISIGSYLDFVMKFMLAFGLIFELPLAIIFLTKIGLLTPAFLSKNRKYAILINFIVAAILTPTPDVFNQLLMAVPLIVLYELGILGARIFCREAKK
- a CDS encoding DUF465 domain-containing protein encodes the protein MIDKHSVLIDRLRRENDDFLMWEEKHIRLEREIRGFNRKHVLTPAEELIRKNLQKEKLIAKDKMKEIIKMEESKENSR
- a CDS encoding redoxin domain-containing protein; protein product: MTESLSIGQVVPNFEMEIYDPTKSDFGKISLEDIKGKRQWLVLFFYPADFTFVCPTEIDDLADRYKELKDIGCEVLSVSTDTKFSHMAWHQSEKLMEGVKFPMGADPTGKVSRMFGIYDENTGLALRGTFIINPEGKLIGSEVNFYNNGRNADELMRKMQANVYLSNHTDEVCPAKWKEGDKTIKPSAKIVGKIYEAMK
- the rimI gene encoding ribosomal protein S18-alanine N-acetyltransferase, which translates into the protein MVKEENITITDMKEGDLAEVLEIEEQSFTDPWSCNMFKAELSNPFSNVWLARDRSGMLMGYICFWLIEDEAHILDLAVSPIYRGKGVGALLLSVSLDYWDAKGIRVAYLEVRESNMTARKLYDKFGFKMMMRRTKYYRNPVEDAFIMGLEIR
- a CDS encoding SDR family oxidoreductase, with translation MPRILITGGSGFIGSHLCERFLSEGHEVICMDNLITGDVNNISHIKDSRFSFVHYDVTNYVYVKGNLDYILHFASPASPIDYMEFPIQTLKVGSIGTHKALGLAKEKGARLLLASTSEVYGDPVIHPQNEDYWGNVNPVGPRGVYDEAKRFAEALTMAYQRYHGVDTRIVRIFNTYGPRMRIRDGRAIPNFITQALSDEDVTVYGDGGQTRSFCYVSDLVDGIYRLLMSDYKSPVNIGNPHEMTVLEMAQEIIALTKSKSKIIKLPLPEDDPKVRQPDITRAKSILGWEPHVALKDGLHSTISYFRQKLGILS
- a CDS encoding transcriptional repressor; its protein translation is MEKIVEKYKDKGLRLTAQRIAILKFLEGNTSHPTAENIFREVKKGNPTLSFATVYNTLQALRDKGELLEITIDPAKKHYDPNTTPHHHIVCTECNEIHDVFVDYSDVLKLPGNVLKEFKPLGNHVDFYGLCRNCQKKMIKKKGGESEATI
- the tsaB gene encoding tRNA (adenosine(37)-N6)-threonylcarbamoyltransferase complex dimerization subunit type 1 TsaB, with the translated sequence MVKMKVLGIDTSTLMGSVGIIEDGRPIAQYSLSIEVTHSERLLDTVNTMLKDSRINIDSVDGFAISIGPGSFTGLRIGLGTVKGLCMVTGKQAAGVSTLEALASNLPFCKYTICPVLDARKKEVYTALFKYDENGSIIRVTEDMAVSPEFLVENLIARIEGSVVFLGDGVYVYEDLLSKQLNDKALFAPVNCLLPSGLSVARIGMQKLLNGEVLPPTGVPAYIRKSEAEVKKRKKEVDRLKAEVRS
- a CDS encoding tetratricopeptide repeat protein; translation: MKIKKKAPKQKEVVTESERVQNLYDDLSFKFEDIFSKYSSAIIAAIVIIIVVGLGVLGYRYMSGKWDKDASALESTAYNYYVEGNYKEAITAYQKITEKYSSSDNAPVAMYYLGNSYLGLGQNDEAIKTYQKAIEKYKNEKTIIPLAWTDIGYAYMNKKDYANAISAFKQAATAGNSLVADRAVYETALAFEASGNKTSAVERYEYLKKVYPNSPLTQDAVAKLNKIQGNTPVLQPPQVVNQPAKIEVKEKK